The Rhodococcus triatomae genome includes a window with the following:
- a CDS encoding NAD(P)/FAD-dependent oxidoreductase — MTVTGSGPRPRVVIVGGGFGGLRVARQLRGVPADVVLLDRRPDHVFQPLLYQCATGLLSEGEISSPLRHLLRRQRNVDVVLGEATDVDLGRGVVVATRFDGSRFELGFDHLVVAAGMRQAYHGHDEYVRWAPGMKTLDDALEIRRRIVSAFEMAESLPTAEERRPWLTFVVAGAGPTGVELAGQIRELATRALEREFRTVDPAEARVLLVHGGDRVLPSFAPTLSRAARRALDGLGVETHLGVHVTAVDEHGVETTTKGDAVTARYDARTVLWTAGVEAVPFAQALASACGVEQVAGGRIAVTPDLRVPAHPRVRVIGDLMALDELPGVAEVAMQSGRYVGRSLREEIVTGLAPRRPFRYRDLGTAAYISRGNAIVQAGPVRVSGRLGWVSWGAVHIAFLAGYRNRIATLASWSATLASGSRRERAVVASPD; from the coding sequence GTGACGGTGACCGGCAGCGGGCCGCGTCCCAGGGTCGTCATCGTCGGCGGCGGCTTCGGCGGGCTGCGGGTCGCCCGGCAACTGCGTGGCGTCCCGGCCGACGTCGTCCTCCTGGACCGGCGGCCGGATCACGTCTTCCAGCCGCTGCTCTACCAGTGCGCCACCGGACTGCTGTCCGAAGGCGAGATTTCCAGCCCGCTGCGTCACCTGCTGCGCCGCCAGCGCAACGTCGACGTCGTACTCGGTGAGGCGACCGATGTCGATCTCGGCCGGGGCGTCGTCGTCGCCACTCGTTTCGACGGCTCACGGTTCGAACTCGGATTCGACCACCTGGTCGTCGCCGCCGGGATGCGGCAGGCGTACCACGGCCACGACGAGTACGTGCGCTGGGCGCCGGGGATGAAGACACTCGACGACGCCCTCGAGATACGTCGCCGGATCGTCTCCGCCTTCGAGATGGCCGAGTCGCTGCCGACCGCCGAGGAACGGCGGCCGTGGCTCACCTTCGTCGTCGCCGGGGCCGGGCCGACGGGTGTGGAGCTCGCCGGTCAGATCCGGGAACTCGCGACGCGGGCGCTCGAACGGGAGTTCCGGACCGTCGACCCGGCCGAGGCGCGGGTACTGCTGGTGCACGGCGGCGACCGGGTACTGCCCTCGTTCGCACCGACCCTCTCCCGGGCCGCTCGGCGTGCCCTCGACGGCCTCGGCGTCGAGACCCACCTCGGTGTGCACGTGACGGCGGTGGACGAGCACGGCGTGGAGACGACCACCAAGGGCGACGCCGTGACCGCACGCTACGACGCACGCACCGTGTTGTGGACGGCGGGAGTGGAGGCGGTGCCGTTCGCGCAGGCGCTCGCCTCCGCGTGCGGGGTGGAGCAGGTCGCCGGTGGGCGTATCGCCGTCACACCCGACCTGCGGGTGCCCGCGCATCCCCGCGTGCGGGTGATCGGCGACCTGATGGCGCTCGACGAGCTGCCGGGAGTCGCGGAGGTCGCGATGCAGAGCGGCCGCTACGTCGGGCGCAGCCTGCGCGAGGAGATCGTCACGGGGCTGGCACCGCGGCGGCCGTTCCGGTACCGCGACCTCGGCACCGCCGCGTACATCTCCCGCGGCAACGCGATCGTCCAGGCCGGCCCCGTCCGGGTGTCCGGACGTCTGGGCTGGGTGTCCTGGGGCGCCGTCCACATCGCCTTCCTCGCCGGGTACCGGAACCGGATCGCCACCCTCGCCAGCTGGTCCGCCACCCTCGCCTCGGGCAGCAGGCGCGAGCGAGCCGTCGTCGCGAGCCCCGACTGA
- the pcrA gene encoding DNA helicase PcrA, producing MNTLPDAAIYRQADTLLEGLNPQQREAVVHTGTPLLIVAGAGSGKTAVLTRRIAYLLAERDVAPGQILAITFTNKAAAEMRERVAALVGPRAHAMWVSTFHSACVRILRTQAGLVPGLNSNFTIYDADDSRRLLTMISKDFEIDTKKYSARLFATAISNLKNELIDPERAATDADAEPAELPRLVARVFAEYQRRLRTANALDFDDLIGETVGILQAYPQVRQYYRRRFRHVLVDEYQDTNHAQYVLIRELVGLETEDGVAPSELCVVGDADQSIYAFRGATIRNIEEFERDYPNAQTILLEQNYRSTQNILSAANSVISRNAGRREKRLWTDSGEGELIVGYVADNEHDEASFVASEIDRLADSGDARYGDVAVFYRTNNSSRSLEEVFIRHGVPYKVVGGVRFYERKEVRDIVAYLRVLANPDDTVSMRRILNTPRRGIGDRAEACVVVHAEQRGVGFADALRDAADDKVALLGTRARKSIASFVELLDELRAGMPSDEEEGDIGDVVEAVLDRTGYRAELEASSDPQDGARLDNLNELVSVAREFSSDARNAAGVEDDGVEDGGVEEEADREGEADPGSLAAFLERVSLVADSDQLPDDGDGVVTLMTLHTAKGLEFPVVFVTGWEDGQFPHMRALGDPAELSEERRLAYVGITRARQRLYVTRAVMRSAWGQPIQNPESRFLQEIPQELLDWRREDPGTGIGGAAIGGGRVRSSGGYGSSGPGAGFGSARGRGNILVLAAGDRVSHDKYGLGTVLETKGVGPTATATIDFGSAGKVRLMLIGGVPMVKL from the coding sequence ATGAACACTCTCCCCGATGCCGCCATATATCGTCAGGCGGACACGCTCCTCGAAGGTCTCAATCCCCAGCAGCGTGAGGCCGTCGTCCACACGGGCACGCCGCTGCTCATCGTGGCCGGGGCGGGGTCGGGAAAGACGGCGGTGCTGACCCGCCGGATCGCGTATCTGCTGGCCGAGCGAGACGTCGCTCCGGGGCAGATCCTCGCCATCACGTTCACCAACAAGGCCGCTGCCGAGATGCGTGAGCGGGTCGCCGCCCTCGTCGGGCCGCGGGCGCACGCGATGTGGGTGTCCACGTTCCACTCCGCGTGTGTGCGGATCCTGCGCACCCAAGCCGGTCTGGTGCCCGGGCTGAACTCGAACTTCACCATCTACGACGCCGACGATTCGCGCCGGCTTCTCACGATGATCTCGAAGGATTTCGAGATCGACACCAAGAAGTACTCGGCGCGGCTGTTCGCGACGGCGATCTCGAACCTGAAGAACGAACTGATCGACCCGGAGCGAGCGGCCACGGACGCGGACGCCGAACCCGCCGAACTGCCCCGGCTGGTCGCGCGCGTCTTCGCCGAGTACCAGCGCCGGCTGCGCACCGCCAATGCACTCGACTTCGACGACCTGATCGGCGAGACCGTCGGCATCCTGCAGGCGTATCCCCAGGTCCGCCAGTACTACCGCCGCCGGTTCCGGCACGTACTCGTCGACGAGTACCAGGACACCAACCATGCGCAGTACGTGCTGATCCGCGAGCTGGTGGGGCTCGAGACCGAGGACGGGGTCGCGCCGTCCGAGTTGTGTGTCGTGGGTGACGCGGACCAGTCGATCTATGCGTTCCGCGGGGCGACGATCCGCAACATCGAGGAGTTCGAGCGGGACTACCCGAACGCGCAGACCATCCTCCTCGAACAGAACTACCGCTCCACCCAGAACATCCTGTCCGCCGCGAACTCGGTGATCTCCCGCAACGCCGGCCGGCGCGAGAAGCGACTGTGGACCGACAGCGGTGAGGGCGAGCTCATCGTCGGATACGTCGCCGACAACGAACACGACGAGGCGTCCTTCGTCGCTTCCGAGATCGACCGGCTCGCCGATTCCGGGGACGCGCGGTACGGCGACGTCGCGGTCTTCTACCGCACCAACAACTCGTCGCGTTCGCTCGAAGAGGTGTTCATCCGGCACGGCGTGCCGTACAAGGTGGTCGGCGGAGTCCGGTTCTACGAGCGCAAGGAGGTCCGGGACATCGTCGCGTACCTGCGGGTGCTGGCGAACCCGGACGACACGGTCAGCATGCGGCGGATCCTCAACACCCCGCGCCGCGGGATCGGTGACCGCGCGGAGGCCTGCGTCGTCGTCCACGCCGAGCAACGCGGTGTCGGGTTCGCGGATGCCCTGCGGGACGCGGCCGACGACAAGGTGGCTCTGCTGGGGACGCGTGCCCGCAAGTCGATCGCGTCGTTCGTGGAACTGCTCGACGAACTGCGCGCCGGTATGCCGAGCGACGAGGAGGAAGGCGATATCGGGGACGTCGTGGAGGCGGTTCTCGACCGCACCGGCTACCGCGCCGAACTCGAGGCCAGCAGCGACCCACAGGACGGCGCCCGCCTCGACAACCTCAACGAACTCGTCAGCGTCGCCCGCGAGTTCAGCTCCGATGCGCGCAACGCCGCCGGGGTGGAGGACGACGGTGTCGAGGACGGCGGGGTCGAGGAGGAAGCGGACCGCGAGGGCGAAGCGGATCCGGGTTCACTCGCGGCCTTTCTCGAGCGCGTCTCACTGGTGGCCGACAGCGATCAGCTTCCCGACGACGGGGACGGCGTGGTCACGCTCATGACCCTGCACACCGCCAAGGGGCTCGAGTTCCCGGTCGTGTTCGTCACCGGCTGGGAGGACGGCCAGTTCCCGCACATGCGCGCGCTCGGGGACCCGGCGGAACTGTCCGAGGAGCGTCGTCTGGCGTACGTGGGCATCACGCGTGCCCGTCAGCGGCTCTACGTCACCCGCGCCGTCATGCGCTCGGCCTGGGGACAGCCGATCCAGAACCCGGAGTCCCGGTTCCTCCAGGAGATTCCGCAGGAGCTGCTGGACTGGCGTCGTGAGGATCCGGGTACCGGAATCGGTGGGGCCGCGATCGGTGGCGGGCGTGTCCGCAGCAGCGGTGGATACGGGTCTTCCGGCCCGGGCGCGGGCTTCGGTTCCGCGCGCGGACGCGGCAACATTCTCGTGCTGGCGGCCGGCGACCGGGTGAGTCACGACAAGTACGGGCTCGGCACGGTCCTCGAGACCAAGGGGGTCGGGCCGACCGCGACGGCGACCATCGACTTCGGCAGCGCGGGCAAGGTACGTCTCATGCTGATCGGTGGCGTACCGATGGTGAAGCTGTAG
- the pgi gene encoding glucose-6-phosphate isomerase, whose protein sequence is MTSDITETEAWQKLRAHHIAIEPLHLRRLFADDPGRGEDFTVTVGDLYIDYSKHRITTETIALLTDLARTAGVEQVREQMFTGAHINTSEDRAVLHTALRAPREGVLHVDGQDVVADVHEVLDRMGRFTDRLRSGEWRGATGERITTVVNIGIGGSDLGPVMTYRALRHYADAGIALRFISNIDPADLVRSLAGLDPARTLFIVASKTFSTLETLTNATAAKRWLLDGLGTGDEAVAKHFVAVSTNAERVAEFGIDTDHMFGFWDWVGGRYSVDSAIGLSLMAAIGKDRFAEFLSGFHAVDTHFRTAPLERNAPVLLGLIGLWYSNFFGAESRAVLPYSNDLVRFPAYLQQLTMESNGKSVRADGSTVSLSTGEIFWGEPGTNGQHAFYQLLHQGTRLVPADFVGFAESTDDLPTADGTGSMHDLLMSNLFAQTKVLAFGKTAEEIAAEGTPAHLVPHKVMPGNRPTTTILAPRLTPSVLGQLIALYEHQVFVEGVVWGIDPFDQWGVELGKVQAAELEPLLTSPQPPAPAGDSSTDQLIRWYRAERGRS, encoded by the coding sequence GTGACCTCCGACATCACCGAGACCGAGGCCTGGCAGAAGCTGCGCGCCCACCACATCGCGATCGAGCCGCTGCACCTGCGTCGACTCTTCGCCGACGACCCCGGCCGCGGTGAGGATTTCACGGTCACCGTCGGTGATCTGTACATCGACTACAGCAAGCACCGGATCACGACCGAGACGATCGCGCTGCTCACCGACCTGGCGCGTACCGCGGGGGTCGAGCAGGTGCGGGAGCAGATGTTCACCGGCGCCCACATCAACACGTCGGAAGACCGCGCCGTGCTGCACACCGCCCTGCGGGCGCCCCGTGAGGGGGTGCTGCACGTCGACGGCCAGGACGTCGTCGCGGACGTCCACGAGGTCCTGGACCGGATGGGCCGGTTCACCGATCGGCTGCGCTCGGGCGAGTGGCGCGGCGCCACCGGCGAGCGGATCACCACCGTCGTCAACATCGGAATCGGTGGTTCGGACCTCGGTCCCGTGATGACCTACCGGGCGCTCCGGCACTATGCGGATGCCGGGATCGCCCTGCGCTTCATCTCCAACATCGACCCGGCCGACCTGGTGCGCAGTCTCGCGGGGCTGGACCCGGCGCGCACCCTGTTCATCGTCGCGTCCAAGACGTTTTCGACCCTCGAGACGCTGACGAACGCGACCGCGGCCAAGCGGTGGCTGCTCGACGGGCTCGGGACGGGCGACGAGGCAGTCGCCAAGCACTTCGTCGCGGTGTCGACCAACGCGGAGCGCGTCGCGGAGTTCGGGATCGACACCGACCACATGTTCGGCTTCTGGGACTGGGTCGGCGGCCGCTACTCGGTCGATTCGGCGATCGGCCTGTCGCTCATGGCCGCGATCGGCAAGGACCGGTTCGCCGAGTTCCTCTCCGGGTTCCATGCCGTCGACACGCATTTCCGCACCGCACCGCTCGAGCGGAACGCGCCGGTCCTCCTCGGCCTCATCGGGCTCTGGTACTCGAACTTCTTCGGTGCGGAATCGCGCGCCGTCCTGCCGTACTCGAACGATCTCGTGCGCTTCCCCGCGTACCTGCAGCAGCTCACGATGGAGTCCAACGGCAAGTCCGTGCGGGCGGACGGGTCCACCGTCTCGCTGTCCACCGGGGAGATCTTCTGGGGCGAACCGGGAACCAACGGTCAGCACGCTTTCTACCAGTTGCTGCACCAGGGCACACGGCTGGTTCCCGCCGATTTCGTCGGGTTCGCCGAGTCGACCGACGACCTGCCGACGGCGGACGGGACAGGCAGCATGCACGACCTGCTGATGAGCAACCTGTTCGCCCAGACGAAGGTGCTGGCGTTCGGCAAGACGGCGGAGGAGATCGCGGCCGAGGGCACCCCCGCACACCTGGTCCCGCACAAGGTGATGCCGGGCAACAGGCCCACCACCACGATCCTGGCGCCGCGGCTGACGCCTTCGGTGCTCGGTCAGCTGATCGCGCTGTACGAGCACCAGGTGTTCGTCGAGGGAGTCGTCTGGGGAATCGACCCGTTCGATCAGTGGGGTGTCGAACTCGGCAAGGTGCAGGCGGCCGAACTCGAGCCGCTGCTCACCTCGCCGCAACCGCCCGCGCCGGCGGGCGACTCGTCGACGGATCAGCTGATCCGCTGGTACCGGGCCGAGCGCGGACGTTCCTGA
- a CDS encoding SDR family oxidoreductase, whose amino-acid sequence MTRQRILITGASSGLGEEMARRFAAKGRDLALCARRLDRLETLRDELLAAHPGITVAIGELDVTDHDAVGRVFGELSAELGGLDRVVVNAGLGKGAKIGTGRADANLATARTNFLGALSQCEAALELFRAREAGHLVLVSSISADRGLPGAKAAYSASKAAVSSLGESLSAELARTRIVVTTLLPGFIATEMSGKAGDDAKMTATLDEGVSAMVEAIEKERVRVALPGAKWKVIDVALRFLPAPVTARFV is encoded by the coding sequence ATGACACGGCAGAGGATTCTGATCACGGGAGCCAGCTCGGGGCTGGGGGAGGAGATGGCGCGCCGATTCGCCGCGAAGGGCCGGGATCTGGCGCTGTGCGCCCGTCGGCTCGACCGGCTCGAGACGCTGCGAGACGAACTCCTCGCCGCGCATCCCGGGATCACCGTCGCGATCGGTGAACTCGACGTCACCGACCACGATGCCGTCGGCCGCGTGTTCGGCGAGCTGAGTGCGGAACTCGGTGGCCTCGACCGGGTGGTCGTCAACGCCGGGCTGGGTAAGGGCGCCAAGATCGGTACCGGCCGTGCCGACGCGAACCTCGCCACGGCCCGCACCAACTTCCTCGGCGCGCTGTCGCAGTGCGAGGCAGCGCTCGAGCTGTTCCGGGCACGCGAGGCGGGGCATCTGGTGCTCGTCTCGTCCATCAGTGCCGATCGCGGCCTGCCCGGGGCGAAGGCCGCTTACTCGGCCAGCAAGGCCGCCGTGTCGTCCCTGGGCGAATCGTTGTCCGCCGAGCTGGCCCGCACCCGCATCGTGGTGACCACCCTGCTCCCCGGATTCATCGCCACCGAGATGTCCGGCAAGGCCGGTGACGACGCGAAGATGACGGCGACCCTCGACGAGGGCGTCAGCGCGATGGTCGAGGCGATCGAGAAGGAACGCGTACGGGTGGCGCTACCCGGAGCGAAATGGAAGGTCATCGACGTCGCCTTGCGGTTCCTCCCCGCTCCGGTCACCGCGAGATTCGTGTAG
- a CDS encoding chorismate mutase — protein sequence MSTQAIDVDAAVDSAQLPTSEAEIDALRKEIDRLDAEILAAIKRRSEVSQLIGRTRMASGGPRLVHSREMKVIERFNELGQEGHTLAMLLLRLGRGRLGH from the coding sequence ATGAGCACACAGGCGATCGATGTCGACGCCGCCGTCGATTCTGCACAACTTCCCACCAGCGAGGCGGAGATCGACGCCTTGCGCAAGGAGATCGACCGGCTCGACGCCGAGATCCTCGCCGCGATCAAGCGGCGGTCCGAGGTCTCCCAGCTCATCGGGCGCACCCGCATGGCCTCGGGTGGACCGCGCCTCGTGCACAGCCGGGAGATGAAGGTCATCGAGCGCTTCAACGAGCTCGGCCAGGAGGGCCACACCCTCGCGATGCTGTTGCTGCGACTCGGGCGCGGCCGGCTCGGCCACTGA
- a CDS encoding FAD:protein FMN transferase yields MVSVEKWTVWDSVVEVDVTEGAALADAAALLADVLEEVEATCDLTRGDAEIHTVNLSQGAPVRVGRRMAALLRSALWAARMTDGAVGPLAGDGLDGLDADDLHPIHPVPTYRDVSLDGDVLFAPWGASFDITATAKADTVDRAATLIANELECGAAVRIGDVIATAGHSPAGGWQMPVPGAEDVELRNGTALSTVTAASPPGALTGTDPASVPDGRHPTRWRQVSVVADDALWAYAASVAALAKGIAAVRWIDEHALRARLVDMRDREYTTENW; encoded by the coding sequence GTGGTCAGTGTCGAGAAGTGGACGGTATGGGACTCGGTGGTGGAGGTCGACGTCACCGAGGGAGCAGCTCTGGCCGATGCCGCTGCGCTGCTGGCCGACGTCCTCGAGGAGGTCGAGGCGACGTGCGATCTGACCCGGGGCGACGCCGAGATCCACACCGTGAACCTGTCCCAGGGCGCCCCGGTGCGGGTCGGTCGACGGATGGCCGCGTTGCTGCGGTCCGCGCTGTGGGCGGCCCGGATGACGGACGGTGCGGTCGGTCCCCTCGCCGGCGACGGACTCGACGGACTGGACGCGGACGACCTGCACCCGATTCACCCGGTACCCACCTATCGGGACGTGAGCCTCGACGGCGACGTGCTGTTCGCCCCGTGGGGTGCCTCGTTCGACATCACCGCCACGGCCAAGGCCGACACGGTCGATCGGGCGGCGACGCTCATCGCGAACGAACTCGAGTGCGGCGCGGCGGTCCGCATCGGTGACGTGATCGCGACGGCCGGACACTCACCGGCGGGAGGGTGGCAGATGCCGGTTCCCGGTGCCGAGGACGTGGAACTGCGCAACGGGACGGCCCTGTCCACCGTGACGGCGGCGAGCCCGCCCGGCGCACTGACGGGCACCGATCCGGCAAGCGTGCCCGACGGCCGCCACCCCACCCGGTGGCGGCAGGTCAGTGTCGTCGCGGACGATGCCCTGTGGGCCTACGCGGCCAGCGTTGCCGCACTCGCGAAGGGTATCGCGGCGGTGCGGTGGATCGACGAGCACGCACTGCGGGCCCGGCTGGTGGACATGCGCGATCGGGAATACACCACCGAGAACTGGTGA
- a CDS encoding M23 family metallopeptidase: MHERSQFTASRFVKQHADTEFESPLSATHGHGFEQYPAAFESSPVELPGHARDTVQSGYVDDDVAYEFPRSVSSRSETDSSEISSSMFFHDTRSSRFDDSQDTEYLPVDGYGADSAPSEQDIPGFTPRSAMAPARGGAHRLPTPPSALKGRAAVLAVAAGAVVAAGQAAVSNASGSEHSEVALASDETTTVAATAAPQAAQYTDAPVESAPASTAPQVLNIANPTDLSQFSNLLAKGQRFAEERAAREAAARRPLFVLPTIGTFTSSFGARWGTLHAGVDIAAPIGTPIVAVADGTVIESGPASGFGMWVRLQHDDGTVTVYGHIDQSMVSAGQRVMAGDQIATVGNRGFSTGPHLHFEVHLNGSDKVDPLPWLASRGISLGVERD; the protein is encoded by the coding sequence ATGCACGAACGTAGCCAGTTCACGGCCAGCCGATTTGTGAAGCAACACGCTGACACGGAATTCGAGAGTCCGCTCTCGGCTACGCACGGTCACGGATTCGAGCAGTACCCCGCAGCTTTCGAGTCTTCACCTGTCGAGCTGCCCGGTCACGCCCGTGACACAGTCCAGTCCGGATACGTCGACGACGACGTCGCGTACGAGTTCCCGAGGTCGGTTTCGTCCCGCTCCGAAACCGATAGTTCTGAGATTTCCAGCAGCATGTTCTTCCACGACACCCGCTCGTCCCGGTTCGACGATTCGCAGGACACCGAGTACCTCCCCGTCGACGGCTACGGAGCCGACAGCGCCCCGTCCGAACAGGACATTCCCGGATTCACTCCGCGCAGCGCGATGGCACCGGCCCGCGGCGGAGCGCACCGACTCCCCACTCCCCCGTCCGCCCTCAAGGGCCGCGCCGCCGTTCTGGCCGTCGCCGCGGGCGCCGTGGTCGCCGCGGGACAGGCCGCCGTGTCGAACGCTTCCGGCAGCGAGCACTCCGAGGTCGCACTCGCCAGCGACGAGACCACCACCGTGGCCGCGACGGCAGCGCCCCAGGCCGCCCAGTACACCGATGCCCCGGTCGAGTCGGCCCCGGCGTCCACCGCTCCGCAGGTCCTCAACATCGCGAACCCGACGGACCTGTCGCAGTTCTCCAACCTCCTCGCCAAGGGCCAGCGTTTCGCCGAGGAGCGTGCCGCCCGCGAGGCCGCGGCCCGGCGCCCGCTCTTCGTCCTGCCGACCATCGGCACCTTCACGTCCAGCTTCGGCGCCCGGTGGGGCACGCTGCATGCCGGTGTCGACATCGCCGCCCCCATCGGTACCCCGATCGTCGCCGTGGCGGACGGCACCGTCATCGAGTCCGGTCCGGCATCCGGCTTCGGCATGTGGGTGCGCCTCCAGCACGACGACGGCACCGTGACCGTCTACGGCCACATCGACCAGTCGATGGTGTCCGCCGGTCAGCGCGTGATGGCCGGTGACCAGATCGCGACCGTGGGCAACCGCGGATTCTCGACCGGCCCGCACCTGCACTTCGAGGTTCACCTCAACGGCAGCGACAAGGTCGATCCCCTCCCCTGGCTCGCGTCCCGCGGTATCAGCCTGGGCGTCGAGCGCGACTGA
- a CDS encoding NAD-dependent succinate-semialdehyde dehydrogenase has product MDTSALLRSVPTTLHLGGTRRDAENGATFPVTDPATGNTLVEVADASPSDAAAALDAAAAAQPGWAATAPRERGELLRAVYEKITERAEDFAALMTLEMGKALPESRAEVRYGAEFFRWFAEEAVRIGGRFTPAPAGNGRILVTQQPVGPALAITPWNFPLAMGTRKIGPAMAAGCTMIVKPASATPLTMLLLGELMTEVGFPDGVLSVLPTSRSSAVTGPLLEDPRLRKLTFTGSTEVGRMLVEKSAHGLLRASMELGGNAPFVVFDDADVDAAVDGAVLAKMRNGGEACTAANRFHVANAVRAEFTEKLTARLSEFVLGPGIDPETTLGPLINEDQRSKVAELVDDAVGAGARVLLGGTVPDGPGSFYPATVLTDVPVSARILKEEVFGPVAPITGFDTEDEGIAAANDTEFGLAAYIYTRDLDRALRAAERIETGMVGVNRGVISDAAAPFGGIKASGFGREGGTEGIEEYLETKYIALTP; this is encoded by the coding sequence ATGGACACCTCCGCACTCCTGCGCTCCGTTCCGACCACACTCCATCTCGGCGGCACCCGCCGCGACGCCGAGAACGGTGCGACGTTTCCGGTGACCGACCCGGCCACCGGGAACACCCTCGTCGAGGTCGCCGATGCGTCGCCCTCCGACGCGGCCGCAGCGCTCGATGCCGCTGCCGCCGCACAGCCGGGCTGGGCGGCGACCGCTCCCCGCGAACGGGGCGAACTGCTCCGCGCGGTGTACGAGAAGATCACCGAGCGGGCCGAGGACTTCGCGGCCCTCATGACGCTGGAGATGGGGAAGGCGCTGCCGGAGAGCCGCGCGGAGGTCCGCTACGGTGCCGAGTTCTTCCGGTGGTTCGCGGAGGAAGCGGTGCGGATCGGTGGCCGATTCACGCCGGCGCCGGCGGGCAACGGCCGGATCCTGGTGACGCAGCAGCCGGTCGGTCCCGCGCTCGCGATCACGCCGTGGAATTTCCCCCTGGCGATGGGTACCCGCAAGATCGGCCCGGCGATGGCGGCGGGTTGCACCATGATCGTCAAGCCCGCTTCGGCCACGCCGTTGACGATGCTCCTGCTCGGCGAGCTGATGACGGAGGTCGGCTTTCCGGACGGGGTGTTGTCGGTACTGCCGACGTCCCGGTCGTCCGCCGTCACCGGGCCACTGCTCGAGGATCCCCGGCTCCGCAAGCTCACCTTCACCGGGTCCACGGAAGTGGGGCGAATGCTCGTCGAGAAGTCGGCACACGGGCTGCTGCGTGCCTCGATGGAGCTCGGCGGCAACGCCCCGTTCGTCGTGTTCGACGACGCGGACGTCGATGCCGCGGTCGACGGTGCGGTCCTGGCGAAGATGCGCAACGGGGGAGAGGCGTGCACCGCGGCGAACCGGTTCCACGTGGCGAACGCGGTGCGCGCCGAGTTCACCGAGAAGCTCACCGCTCGACTGTCCGAGTTCGTGCTCGGACCGGGAATCGACCCGGAGACGACTCTGGGGCCACTGATCAACGAGGACCAGCGCAGCAAGGTCGCCGAGCTCGTGGACGATGCCGTCGGCGCCGGGGCACGGGTGCTGCTGGGCGGCACGGTCCCGGACGGGCCGGGCTCGTTCTATCCGGCGACCGTCCTGACAGACGTCCCCGTGTCCGCGCGAATTCTGAAAGAAGAGGTGTTCGGGCCGGTCGCGCCGATCACCGGCTTCGACACCGAGGACGAGGGCATCGCGGCGGCGAACGACACCGAGTTCGGGCTCGCGGCGTACATCTACACCCGTGACCTCGACCGCGCGCTCCGGGCGGCCGAACGCATCGAGACGGGCATGGTCGGCGTGAACCGGGGAGTCATCTCGGATGCGGCGGCGCCGTTCGGCGGGATCAAAGCTTCCGGTTTCGGCCGGGAAGGGGGTACCGAGGGCATCGAGGAGTACCTGGAGACCAAGTACATCGCGCTCACGCCCTAG